One Setaria italica strain Yugu1 chromosome II, Setaria_italica_v2.0, whole genome shotgun sequence DNA segment encodes these proteins:
- the LOC111256378 gene encoding alanine--tRNA ligase-like, with translation MNITDDKFVEICRLVFVEFDRQADDVLGLLQAKHVLTGINLECLAVIFQNKESHYDLDVYADVLSNIYYCAGPGIEDYSNKIGAADTDGVDMAYRLLADHIRMIAVTNAPGSQLGNVLLLGEKITLNLDIKKVLEGHLIYLVQSYLLYGNTQM, from the exons ATGAACATAACGGATGACAAATTTGTTGAGATATGCCGTCTTGTGTTTGTCGAG TTCGATAGGCAAGCAGATGACGTCTTGGGGCTTTTGCAAGCTAAGCATGTCTTAACAGGGATTAATCTTGAATGTTTAGCTGTCAtttttcaaaataaagaaagccACTATGACTTAGATGTCTACGCTGATGTACTTTCTAACATCTACTAT TGTGCTGGTCCAGGAATCGAGGACTACTCTAATAAAATTGGTGCAGCTGATACAGATGGAGTTGATATGGCATACCGCCTCCTCGCAGATCACATAAGAATGATCGCTGTTACTAATGCTCCTGGTTCTCAGCTTG GCAACGTTCTCCTGCTCGGAGAGAAGATAACTCTGAATTTAGATATCAAGAAGGTGTTGGAGGGCCATCTCATCTATCTTGTCCAGAGTTATCTTTTGTATGGCAATACACAAATGTAG